Genomic DNA from Fimbriimonas ginsengisoli Gsoil 348:
GTTTCCATCCGCCCCAGCTCGTCGACCAAGATTGCCATCGAGCCAAATTCCAGCCGCCATGTCATTGTTTCGTCGAATGCCCACAGAAGGTCTTTGCTTGGGTCCGCTTCGGCGTCTCGAGGAAGCGAATCGGCGGGATGGGGGATCGGCTCGACTCCGTCCAAGGTGGATCGCCAGTAGGCGATCGTCGAAGGAAGTCCCTTCGACTTGCGAACGACCTCGGCAATTCTGGCTCGGGCAAAATCGGCCGGGACCACCGCTCCGGTCATCCCCGCGGCTTCCAGGGTTCGGAATGCCGCCGTCCGCTCCTCCACTTGGTCGACCGGAACCTCGCGCTCCGAGGCGTCGACAACCGCTCCACGGTTATCGAGCTCCGTAATGAGCCACCGGAACACGCTCCCGGACTCCCGTCCGTAGCACACCATCGTCTCACCCATTCCGTTCGTGCTGGCGAGGTAGCCCATCTCGGCCGGTAGATTCGCCGGCACGGGGGCGGCGGGGGTTTCGCCCTCTTCGATCGGCTGCGGCTTGTAGCCTGCTTGGCCCAGTAGAAAAAGAACCTTGCGTAAGGCCCGGCGATCCGGTTTGTCGGGAAAACCTCGCTCAAGCTCCGCCACCGTGTCTGCCAGGGGCTGGCTGGGGTCGGTCTTGGCCAGCTTCTCGAACTCATTCCACTGCCGGGATTTGATCCAGGCGCTCCACTCGCGGCGCATGCCCTAAAGGTTACTGGGTTCTGAGGTTCTTAACATTCTTAACAATCGGTTAATTAGGCGGCGGTAGCTTCTACTGCGTAAGAAATCAGGAAACTTCGAATGTCGAACCAATCCAACCTTAACATGAAGTGGGTCGCCGGCCTTGCTGGCCTAACGCTCGCGGGAGCCCTCCTTGCCGGTTGCGGCAGCGGCGGCGACTCCACCGCCACAGGCGCAACGACGGGAGCGGAGACCAAGGGTCCTGCTCCTAAGGCCGGTGATAAGAGTGCTCTCAACATCGACGGCAGTACCACCGTCTATCCGATCGCCAGCGCCATGGGAGAAGAGTTCGGCGCGGCCAACAGCGACGTCTCCGTCGTCGTCAACAAAGCCGGCACCGGCAGCGGATTCCAAAAGTTCGAGCGAGGCGAGATCGATATCGCCACCGCTTCCCGCCCGATCAAAGCGGAAGAGGACAAGGCGCTCAAGGATAAGGGGATCGACTACATCGAACTTCCGGTCGCCTTTGACGGCGTCTCGATCGTGGTGAACCCGGCCAACAAGTGGATCACCAACGTCACCCTCGACGAGATGAAGAAGGCATGGGCTCCGGGCAGCCCGATTAAGATGTGGAGCGACATCAACCCCGCTTATCCCAAGGAGAAGATCAACTTCTACGGGCCGACGGAGAACCACGGCACCTACGAGTACTTCACCGAAGCGGTAGTGGGCAAAAAGAACACGATCCGCGAGGATTATCAGCCGAACCAGGAGTACACCGCCATCATTCAGTCGGTCTCTGGCGACAAAGACGGCATCGCGTACGTCGGCTTCAACTACTACGACACGAACCGGGACAAGGTGAAGGCACTCACCGTCAACGGAGTCGCCCCCGAAGCCGACACGATCCTCGGTGGAACCTACACCCCGCTTTCCCGGCCTCTCTTCCTGTACGTTTCCAAGAAAGCGCTTGCCGATAAGCCTTCGGTCAAGAAGTTCGTGGACTACGCCCTCAGCGACGCCGGGCTCAAAGCGGTCACCGAGGCCAAGTACGTGCTGCTTCCCAAGGAAGCTTACGACCTCGTAAGAAAGCGATTCGAAGCGGGTACCGCCGGTTCCGTCTTCATGAGCGCCAAGCCTGGAATGAAGATCCAGGACGTTCTGGCGAAAGAATCCGCCGGCAAGTAAGAACATGGCAGGAGTGCCAACCACTGCTCAGCAGACGATCGTCGCCGTGGCCGAAAAGCCGTGGCGGCGGTCGCTCGGCGCGAGGGGAATCCGGCAGGGGATCGTTCGGTGGTTCTGCTTTGCAGCCGCGCTTGTAAGCGTGGCCACGACGTTTGGAATCGTCACCGTGCTGCTCACGCAGTCGTGGCCCTTCTTTCAGCACGTTTCCCTGGCCAGCTTTTTTGGCGGGACGGTGTGGAAGCCCACGACGTCTCCCCCGAGCTTCGGCATCTTGCCGCTTATCACCGGCACCCTCATGATTACCGTCGGCGCGGGCTTGGTGGCGCTGCCGCTCGGCCTCCTGAGCGCGATTTTCATGAGCGAGTACGCCCCCAAGCGGGTTCGAGGAATCCTGAAGCCGGCCCTGGAGCTTCTCGCGGGAATTCCGACGGTCGTCTATGGCTACTTCGGCCTCTTCTTCGTGACCCCTCTGTTGCGGCACGTGCTCCCCAGCATCCAGAGCTCCAACGCCCTCTCCGGCGCGGTCGTCGTCGGCATCATGATTCTGCCTCTCGTCTCCTCGCTCTGCGAGGACGCTCTCGCCGCCGTTCCCCGAGCCCTGCGAGAGGGGGCGTACGGCTTGGGCTCCACCAAGATGGAGGTCACCACGCGCATCGTCGTCCCGGCTGCCCTCTCGGGCATCATGGCTTCGTTCATCCTCGCTCTCTCTCGGGCACTGGGGGAGACGATGGCGGTCACTCTTGCCGCCGGCGCGAACCCTCAGCTCACCCTGAATCCGGCGAAGAGCATCGAGACGATGACCGCGTACATCGTTAACACGAGCAAGGGGGACATCTCTACCACCGGGCTTGTTTTCCCCTCGCTTTTCGCGGTCGGCGCGACTCTCTTCGCCATCACGATGGTGATGAACCTGATCGCGCAACGGCTGGTGAAGCGATTCCGACAGGTGTACGCATGAGCTTGGTTGCCGCCAACCCGCGGCACCGCGCCCGCCGGCGTCGTGCGGACGCCATTTTCCGCTATCTCTGCTTCGGCGCCGCCGCCCTTGGGGCCGCGATCCTGGTTGTCTTCCTTGCCAAGATTTTCCTGGACGGACGGGCTCGCCTGAGCCCCGAGTTCCTCACATCTCGCCTCTCGCAGCGTCCGCTCAAGACCGGAATCTGGCCGGCGGTGGTGGGCAGCTTTTACGTGATGATCCTAACCGGACTCATTGCCGTCCCGATCGGCGTGGCCGCCGCCGTCTATCTCGAGGAGTTCAACACCCATCGCAACCGCTTCACGGCCTTCGTTCAATTGAACATCGCCAATCTGGCCGGCGTCCCTTCGATCGTATACGGCCTGCTCGGGCTCGCGGTGTTTGTGCGCTGGATGGCCCTCAAGCAGAGTGTGTTGGCGGGCGCCTTCACGATGGCGCTCCTGATCCTTCCGATGGTCATCATCGTTACCCAAGAAGCGCTCCGGGCGGTCCCGAAGAGTTACCGTGAAGGTTCGATGGCGCTCGGGTCCACGCAATGGCAGGCGATCCGGTACCAGGTCTTGCCGACGGCGCTACCGGGCATCCTCACCGGCGTCATCCTGGCTCTCTCGCGAGCGATCGGTGAGA
This window encodes:
- a CDS encoding PstS family phosphate ABC transporter substrate-binding protein yields the protein MSNQSNLNMKWVAGLAGLTLAGALLAGCGSGGDSTATGATTGAETKGPAPKAGDKSALNIDGSTTVYPIASAMGEEFGAANSDVSVVVNKAGTGSGFQKFERGEIDIATASRPIKAEEDKALKDKGIDYIELPVAFDGVSIVVNPANKWITNVTLDEMKKAWAPGSPIKMWSDINPAYPKEKINFYGPTENHGTYEYFTEAVVGKKNTIREDYQPNQEYTAIIQSVSGDKDGIAYVGFNYYDTNRDKVKALTVNGVAPEADTILGGTYTPLSRPLFLYVSKKALADKPSVKKFVDYALSDAGLKAVTEAKYVLLPKEAYDLVRKRFEAGTAGSVFMSAKPGMKIQDVLAKESAGK
- the pstC gene encoding phosphate ABC transporter permease subunit PstC, translated to MPTTAQQTIVAVAEKPWRRSLGARGIRQGIVRWFCFAAALVSVATTFGIVTVLLTQSWPFFQHVSLASFFGGTVWKPTTSPPSFGILPLITGTLMITVGAGLVALPLGLLSAIFMSEYAPKRVRGILKPALELLAGIPTVVYGYFGLFFVTPLLRHVLPSIQSSNALSGAVVVGIMILPLVSSLCEDALAAVPRALREGAYGLGSTKMEVTTRIVVPAALSGIMASFILALSRALGETMAVTLAAGANPQLTLNPAKSIETMTAYIVNTSKGDISTTGLVFPSLFAVGATLFAITMVMNLIAQRLVKRFRQVYA
- the pstA gene encoding phosphate ABC transporter permease PstA, producing the protein MSLVAANPRHRARRRRADAIFRYLCFGAAALGAAILVVFLAKIFLDGRARLSPEFLTSRLSQRPLKTGIWPAVVGSFYVMILTGLIAVPIGVAAAVYLEEFNTHRNRFTAFVQLNIANLAGVPSIVYGLLGLAVFVRWMALKQSVLAGAFTMALLILPMVIIVTQEALRAVPKSYREGSMALGSTQWQAIRYQVLPTALPGILTGVILALSRAIGETAPLIVVGAASYVSALPKKWDDHYTVLPIKIFDWSLEARHEFIDDAAAAILVLIVALLALNSVAIYLRSRARARIG